A DNA window from Helianthus annuus cultivar XRQ/B chromosome 15, HanXRQr2.0-SUNRISE, whole genome shotgun sequence contains the following coding sequences:
- the LOC110911168 gene encoding CRM-domain containing factor CFM2, chloroplastic: MLLQQPSPKTLTKPLFPHNHLPKHLLPLFPYHNRRTSFILRASASASAADSKTLPQSAIRRIADKLRSLGYVEDTADDNNKQQTLTTSPGEIFVPLPDRIPKHRVGHTLDPSWSTPENPVPEPGSGTAIRRYHELRREVWKEKKEEKVKRRMEGSTETEKVPTMAELKLAPDELRRLRSLGIAIKTRLKIGKAGITEGIVNGIHERWRRTELVKIVCEDLCRLNMKRTHDLLESKTGGLVIWRAGSIIILYRGADYKYPYFFINKQKPNDASADDPTSPSTDSEEGGGEESESIGSKETQPPLIQGVGSRTRVRFQLPGEAQLAEEADQLLDGLGPRFTDWYGYEPLPVDADLLPAVVPGYRKPFRLLPFGVKPKLTNDEMTTLRRLGRPLPCHFALGRNRKLQGLAAAILKLWEKCEIAKIAVKKGVQNTNSVLMAEELKWLTGGTLLTRDREYIVLYRGKDFLPATVSSAIEQRRDRGVDALERKKSAASSSDVQENKDKEIENPSAAVTDGIRDQKLEIAIEQRKQRSREAAIKKTSSKLSQALVDKERAEKLLEELEKKETKQQVEADKEGITEEERFMLRKVGMKMRPFLLLGRRGVFDGTVENMHLHWKYRELVRILCGETSIDEVHAIARTLESESGGVLIAVERMRKGHAIIVYRGKNYKRPASLRPQTLLNKREALKRSIEAQRRESLKLHVLKLGKNVEELKLKLATSEEISIHGQKDQNTQLEQDIISPSSEYTEPDSDLEVYKSNPTDQDNGQARELQEGAIDFSNTDDGISASQENPANESDFTEANSDPSSLSVEGPNESENHKTQSTSISPDAFKLEETSSADLCVSVMRSEVPFSPANKPQVNESNGKLRRSVLLSNQERLLLRKQALKMKKRPVLAVGRSNIVSGVAKTIKTHFQKYPLAIVNIKGRAKGTSAQELVSKLEEATGAILVSQEPNKIILYRGWGATTTVTHNSNQTSGKREPNRREDIVKPIISPELISAIRIECGLQEYKVQESEAVS, translated from the exons ATGTTGCTTCAACAACCTTCACCTAAAACCCTAACAAAACCCTTATTTCCTCACAATCATCTTCCCAAACACCTTCTCCCCCTATTTCCCTACCACAACCGCCGCACCTCGTTTATCCTACGCGCCTCCGCCTCCGCCTCCGCCGCCGATTCCAAAACCTTACCGCAATCGGCGATTCGACGGATCGCTGATAAGCTTCGCAGCTTAGGTTACGTTGAAGATACTGCAGATGATAATAATAAGCAACAAACCCTAACAACCTCACCTGGCGAAATATTTGTTCCGTTACCTGACCGGATACCGAAGCACCGGGTCGGGCACACGCTCGACCCGAGTTGGAGTACGCCGGAGAATCCGGTTCCGGAGCCTGGATCCGGAACCGCAATAAGGCGGTATCATGAGCTGCGGAGGGAGGTGTGGAAGGAGAAGAAAGAGGAGAAAGTTAAGAGGAGGATGGAGGGGAGTACTGAGACTGAGAAGGTGCCGACAATGGCGGAATTGAAGCTGGCACCGGACGAGTTGAGGAGATTGAGGAGTTTGGGGATTGCGATTAAGACGAGGTTGAAGATTGGGAAGGCTGGGATTACTGAGGGGATTGTTAATGGGATACATGAGAGGTGGAGGAGGACTGAGCTTGTGAAGATTGTTTGTGAGGATTTGTGTAGGTTGAATATGAAGAGGACTCATGATTTGCTTGAG AGCAAAACCGGGGGTCTGGTTATTTGGAGAGCCGGAAGTATCATAATATTGTACAGAGGAGCTGATTACAAGTATCCTTATTTCTTTATTAATAAACAAAAACCAAATGATGCATCTGCTGATGACCCAACGAGTCCATCTACAGACTCTGAAGAGGGTGGTGGTGAAGAAAGCGAATCAATCGGCTCAAAAGAAACGCAACCACCTTTGATTCAAGGTGTGGGTTCTCGAACCAGGGTCCGGTTTCAGCTGCCAGGGGAGGCCCAACTTGCAGAAGAAGCTGACCAGCTTTTGGATGGACTTGGTCCACGGTTCACTGATTGGTATGGATATGAACCGTTACCAGTTGATGCTGACCTTTTACCGGCAGTTGTTCCTGGATACAGGAAGCCGTTTCGGCTCCTTCCTTTTGGAGTTAAACCAAAATTAACAAATGACGAGATGACAACGCTAAGAAGACTTGGGAGACCTCTACCATGTCATTTTGCTTTAG GTAGAAATAGGAAACTACAAGGGTTGGCTGCAGCGATATTAAAACTTTGGGAGAAATGTGAGATTGCAAAGATTGCTGTTAAAAAAGGAGTACAGAATACCAACAGTGTCCTGATGGCTGAAGAATTAAAG TGGTTGACCGGTGGAACACTACTTACGCGAGATAGGGAGTATATCGTTCTATATAGAGGTAAAGATTTTTTGCCAGCTACAGTTTCTTCCGCAATAGAACAGAGAAGGGACCGCGGAGTCGATGCCCTTGAAAGAAAGAAGAGTGCCGCCAGCTCATCTGACGTGCAAGAAAATAAAGATAAGGAAATTGAGAATCCCTCTGCTGCTGTAACTGATGGAATTAGAGACCAGAAACTGGAAATTGCTATTGAGCAAAGGAAACAAAGGTCCCGTGAAGCCGCTATAAAGAAAACTAGTTCCAAATTGTCTCAG GCATTGGTGGACAAAGAAAGGGCAGAGAAGCTTCTAGAAGAGCTGGAGAAGAAAGAGACCAAGCAACAAGTTGAAGCAGACAAAGAAGGTATCACTGAAGAGGAACGGTTTATGCTGAGAAAAGTCGGCATGAAAATGAGGCCTTTTTTACTGTTAG GAAGACGTGGAGTTTTTGATGGCACTGTTGAAAATATGCATCTTCACTGGAAATATAGGGAACTTGTGAGGATATTATGTGGTGAAACCAGCATTGACGAGGTTCATGCAATAGCAAGAACATTAGAATCAGAAAGTGGTGGTGTATTAATTGCAGTAGAACGTATGCGTAAAGGTCATGCAATTATTGTTTATCGTGGCAAAAACTACAAAAGACCTGCTAGCTTGAGGCCACAAACACTCCTTAATAAAAGAGAAGCATTAAAACGCTCCATTGAAGCCCAACGTCGAGAG TCTTTGAAACTTCATGTATTGAAGCTTGGAAAAAATGTTGAAGAATTAAAGCttaagttg GCCACAAGTGAGGAAATAAGTATACACGGCCAAAAAGATCAGAATACTCAGTTG GAACAGGATATTATAAGCCCATCATCTGAATATACGGAACCTGACTCTGATCTTGAAGTTTATAAATCAAATCCTACAGATCAGGATAACGGGCAG GCAAGAGAGCTTCAGGAAGGTGCTATAGATTTTTCAAATACAGATGATGGCATAAGCGCATCTCAAGAAAATCCAGCCAATGAAAGTGACTTCACAGAAGCTAATTCAGATCCTTCAAGCTTATCAGTGGAAGGTCCGAATGAAAGCGAGAACCATAAGACACAAAGCACTTCAATTTCTCCGGATGCTTTCAAG CTAGAAGAAACATCAAGCGCTGACCTTTGTGTCTCTGTCATGAGGAGTGAGGTGCCATTTTCACCAGCTAACAAACCTCAAGTCAACGAGTCAAATGGGAAACTTCGCAGATCTGTTCTTCTTTCCAATCAAGAAAGGCTGCTTTTGAGGAAACAAGCCTTAAAGATGAAAAAACGTCCTGTTCTAGCTGTTG GGAGAAGCAATATCGTTAGCGGGGTGGCTAAAACAATTAAAACTCATTTCCAGAAATACCCCCTCGCTATTGTGAATATTAAAGGCCGAGCCAAAGGGACTTCAGCACAAGAATTGGTATCAAAGTTAGAG GAAGCAACAGGTGCAATTCTGGTTTCCCAAGAACCGAATAAAATCATTCTATACAGGGGTTGGGGGGCTACTACTACTGTTACACATAATTCTAACCAGACTAGTGGGAAACGAGAACCGAATAGGCGTGAAGATATTGTTAAGCCAATCATATCTCCAGAACTCATTTCAGCAATTAGAATTGAATGCGGATTGCAGGAGTACAAAGTCCAAGAGAGCGAAGCTGTTTCTTAG